The Gordonibacter urolithinfaciens genome contains a region encoding:
- a CDS encoding sensor domain-containing diguanylate cyclase, with protein sequence MANPYEIFDALAECVYVSDLDTHEMLYLNGSAERLVGDWRGRTCYDVVLGKDAPCEFCNNHELSADAFVTWAHYNEKFGRHYLLKDKVVDWEGRPARFEVAFDMTAEQEQRRALETKLGLETLLVRCAMKLQNIDGFAGDMTSVLQMIGEFMEADRVYLFQVSPDGTSFSNSHEWCAEGVVPQIDELQNMDLHFVTQWMPLFLKRETIVVKNLEDLRETSPNEYEMLAPQGITTLVDAPLLVEGELIGSIGVDNPAAIHLDHCGEFFSSLSYFLSMELERYRTKERFRQLSFTDTLTGLGNRNRFIADVEELDAAGPRNGFGVVYVDMNGLKDINDRDGHARGDRALIAAGSALADALPGAYVYRMGGDEFLAIVKDVSADGFDALVETVRARLADASCPMAMGLHYAAEPCLVDEAVRWADGAMYEDKRAYYSSHAASARYRG encoded by the coding sequence ATGGCTAACCCTTACGAGATATTCGACGCGCTGGCGGAATGCGTGTACGTGAGCGATCTCGATACCCACGAGATGCTGTACCTCAACGGATCCGCGGAGCGCCTCGTAGGCGACTGGCGGGGCCGGACGTGCTATGACGTGGTGCTGGGCAAAGACGCCCCCTGCGAGTTCTGCAACAACCACGAGCTTTCCGCGGACGCGTTCGTCACGTGGGCGCACTACAACGAGAAGTTCGGGCGCCACTACCTGCTCAAGGACAAGGTCGTGGACTGGGAGGGCCGCCCGGCCCGTTTCGAGGTGGCGTTCGACATGACCGCCGAGCAGGAGCAGCGCCGGGCGTTGGAGACGAAGCTGGGCCTGGAGACGCTGCTCGTGCGCTGCGCCATGAAGCTGCAGAACATAGACGGGTTCGCGGGCGACATGACGTCCGTGCTCCAGATGATAGGCGAGTTCATGGAGGCCGACCGCGTGTACCTCTTCCAGGTGTCGCCCGACGGCACCTCGTTCAGCAACTCGCACGAGTGGTGCGCCGAGGGCGTGGTGCCCCAGATCGACGAGCTGCAGAACATGGACCTGCATTTCGTGACGCAGTGGATGCCGCTGTTCCTGAAGCGCGAGACCATCGTCGTCAAGAACCTGGAGGATTTGCGCGAGACTTCGCCGAACGAGTACGAGATGCTCGCCCCGCAGGGCATAACCACCCTGGTGGACGCGCCGCTGCTCGTGGAGGGCGAGCTCATCGGCTCCATCGGCGTGGACAATCCGGCCGCTATCCACCTGGACCACTGCGGGGAGTTCTTCAGCAGCCTTTCCTACTTCCTGTCCATGGAGCTGGAGCGCTACCGCACGAAGGAGCGGTTCCGCCAGCTCAGCTTCACGGACACGCTCACCGGCCTGGGGAACCGCAACCGCTTCATCGCCGACGTGGAGGAGCTCGACGCCGCGGGCCCGCGCAACGGGTTCGGCGTGGTGTACGTGGACATGAACGGCCTGAAGGACATCAACGACCGCGACGGCCACGCAAGGGGCGACCGCGCGCTGATCGCGGCGGGCAGCGCGCTCGCAGACGCGCTCCCGGGGGCATACGTGTACCGCATGGGCGGCGACGAGTTCCTCGCCATCGTGAAGGACGTCTCCGCAGACGGCTTCGACGCGCTGGTGGAAACGGTGCGCGCCCGGCTGGCCGACGCCTCGTGCCCCATGGCCATGGGGCTGCACTACGCCGCGGAGCCTTGCCTTGTCGACGAGGCCGTCAGGTGGGCCGACGGTGCCATGTACGAGGACAAGCGGGCCTACTACAGCTCGCATGCCGCCTCCGCGCGCTACCGCGGCTGA
- a CDS encoding Fur family transcriptional regulator yields the protein MATATKKGASTAPSRNTIQRALVLEAVRSLHNHPTSADVYEAVRRTYPNISRATVYRNLGVLASRGDVLRVEVPNGADRYDFFNEPHYHAKCRVCGGIVDVDMPYEPDIASRIADAHGFAIEGHEIIFDGVCAACQKA from the coding sequence ATGGCCACGGCAACGAAGAAGGGGGCGTCCACGGCGCCCTCGCGCAACACCATACAGCGGGCGCTCGTGCTGGAGGCGGTGCGGTCGCTGCATAACCACCCCACGTCGGCCGACGTGTACGAGGCGGTGCGTCGCACGTACCCGAACATCTCGCGCGCCACGGTGTACCGCAACCTGGGCGTGCTGGCTAGCCGAGGCGACGTGCTGCGCGTCGAGGTGCCCAACGGCGCCGACCGCTATGACTTCTTCAACGAACCGCACTATCACGCGAAGTGCCGCGTGTGCGGCGGCATCGTGGACGTCGATATGCCCTACGAGCCGGACATCGCCTCCCGTATAGCCGATGCACATGGCTTCGCTATCGAGGGCCACGAGATCATCTTCGACGGCGTGTGCGCCGCTTGCCAGAAAGCCTAG
- a CDS encoding P-II family nitrogen regulator codes for MKKITAIVRPEKLEPLKEALFVAQVGGMTVSQVQGCGSQHGWKEYYRGTEVMLNMIPKVKFELVVDDAEVAPLVDLVRATACTGEVGDGKIFIFPVEEVVRIRTGETGAAAV; via the coding sequence ATGAAGAAGATCACCGCCATCGTGCGGCCCGAGAAGCTCGAGCCGCTCAAGGAGGCGCTGTTCGTCGCGCAGGTGGGCGGCATGACCGTCAGCCAGGTGCAAGGCTGCGGCAGCCAGCATGGTTGGAAGGAGTACTACCGCGGGACCGAGGTGATGCTCAACATGATACCGAAGGTGAAGTTCGAGCTCGTGGTCGACGATGCAGAGGTGGCGCCTCTCGTCGACCTCGTCCGCGCCACGGCATGCACCGGCGAGGTGGGCGACGGCAAGATCTTCATCTTCCCGGTGGAAGAGGTGGTGCGCATCCGCACCGGCGAGACGGGCGCCGCCGCTGTGTAG
- a CDS encoding ammonium transporter codes for MFDTGSTGFMLVCAMLVLLMTPGLAFFYGGLSRRKNVVNTMLMSFAVLGIVGVTWTVCGWSFAYGGDGSLPFFGGFDQLGLAGLVADIVGEAPEALSHDAYPAMADVVFQMAFCMITTAIVTGAVAGRVKFGAVCAFTAVWTVVVYPPLAHMVWGGEGSLVGGMIGALDFAGGDVVHISSGLTGLVLCVIAGKRKGYAVMSYRPHNVPFVALGATLLWFGWFGFNAGSEFAPDGVAALALVNTAAASSAALVSWLAVERVRVGKPTLVGAATGLVAGLVVITPAAGFVEPWAAAAMGVIVSPVCYAAVSFLKRTFGYDDALDAFGIHAVGGVTGGILTGLFCVPELSWTDFGGLLYTGDPTLLGAQVLGILVTAAFVGVLDVALGFIVKACFRGSLRVGEAEEAQGLDVTAHGESAYPAYVGLD; via the coding sequence ATGTTCGACACAGGATCGACGGGTTTCATGCTGGTATGCGCGATGCTCGTCTTGCTGATGACGCCGGGGCTGGCGTTCTTCTACGGAGGTTTGAGCCGTCGCAAGAACGTCGTGAACACGATGCTCATGTCGTTTGCGGTGCTCGGCATCGTGGGCGTCACCTGGACGGTGTGCGGATGGTCGTTCGCGTACGGCGGGGACGGGTCGCTTCCGTTCTTCGGAGGCTTCGACCAGCTCGGCCTCGCGGGGCTGGTGGCCGACATCGTGGGCGAAGCCCCCGAAGCGCTGAGCCACGACGCGTACCCCGCGATGGCCGACGTGGTGTTCCAGATGGCGTTTTGCATGATCACCACGGCCATCGTCACGGGTGCGGTGGCCGGGCGCGTGAAGTTCGGCGCGGTGTGCGCGTTCACGGCGGTGTGGACCGTCGTGGTGTACCCGCCGCTCGCCCACATGGTGTGGGGCGGCGAGGGGAGTCTCGTGGGAGGCATGATCGGCGCGCTCGACTTCGCGGGCGGCGATGTGGTGCACATCTCGTCCGGCCTCACGGGCCTGGTTCTCTGCGTTATCGCGGGCAAGCGAAAGGGGTACGCCGTGATGAGCTACCGCCCCCACAACGTGCCGTTCGTGGCGCTGGGCGCGACGCTCCTGTGGTTCGGATGGTTCGGCTTCAATGCGGGCTCCGAGTTCGCCCCCGACGGCGTTGCCGCGCTCGCGCTCGTGAACACCGCGGCGGCGTCTAGTGCGGCGCTCGTTTCATGGCTGGCCGTCGAGCGCGTGCGGGTCGGCAAGCCCACGCTCGTGGGCGCGGCGACGGGCTTGGTGGCCGGACTCGTGGTCATCACTCCGGCAGCGGGCTTCGTGGAGCCATGGGCAGCGGCGGCGATGGGCGTCATCGTGTCGCCCGTGTGCTACGCCGCCGTCTCGTTCCTCAAACGCACGTTCGGCTACGACGACGCGCTCGACGCATTCGGCATCCATGCGGTCGGTGGCGTGACCGGCGGTATTCTGACCGGGCTGTTCTGCGTGCCCGAGCTGTCGTGGACCGATTTCGGCGGCCTGCTCTATACCGGCGATCCCACGCTGCTGGGCGCGCAGGTGCTCGGCATTCTCGTGACGGCGGCGTTCGTGGGCGTGCTCGACGTGGCGCTCGGTTTCATCGTGAAGGCGTGCTTCAGGGGAAGCCTGCGTGTGGGCGAGGCGGAGGAGGCGCAGGGCCTCGACGTGACCGCGCACGGCGAGAGCGCTTATCCGGCCTATGTGGGACTCGACTAA
- a CDS encoding GNAT family N-acetyltransferase, which yields MTIEFVPVETPEDRAALATLASEIWHEYWPALIGEAQTDYMVEQFQSLEAIERDVAEHAYEYWFLRTAEDGRTVGYTGGRVEPETNRFFISKIYLRAEVRGHGFASQTIRFYEDLCRARGLAAMYLTVNKHNDLGVRAYRGKGFETIDSVETDIGQGFIMDDFIMEKRIGA from the coding sequence ATGACCATCGAGTTCGTCCCCGTCGAAACGCCCGAGGACCGCGCCGCCCTGGCGACGCTCGCCAGCGAGATCTGGCACGAGTACTGGCCCGCCCTCATCGGCGAGGCCCAAACCGACTACATGGTGGAACAGTTCCAGAGCCTCGAAGCTATCGAGCGCGACGTGGCCGAGCACGCTTACGAGTACTGGTTCCTGCGCACCGCCGAGGATGGCCGCACCGTGGGCTACACGGGAGGGCGCGTCGAGCCCGAGACGAACCGCTTCTTCATCTCGAAGATCTACCTGCGCGCCGAAGTGCGTGGGCACGGGTTCGCCAGCCAGACCATCCGCTTCTACGAGGACCTGTGCCGCGCACGCGGACTCGCGGCCATGTACCTGACGGTGAACAAGCACAACGACCTGGGCGTGCGCGCGTACCGGGGCAAGGGGTTCGAGACCATCGACTCCGTGGAGACCGACATCGGGCAGGGCTTCATCATGGACGACTTCATCATGGAGAAGCGCATCGGCGCATAG
- a CDS encoding YegP family protein, whose amino-acid sequence MGKFVIKTSETGCHFVLKADNGEVIATSQHYQSKESCKKGIESVKRNAPGAEVVEED is encoded by the coding sequence ATGGGCAAGTTCGTCATCAAGACGTCCGAGACGGGATGCCATTTCGTGCTGAAAGCCGACAACGGCGAAGTCATCGCCACGTCGCAGCACTACCAGTCCAAGGAATCCTGCAAGAAGGGCATCGAGAGCGTGAAGAGGAACGCCCCCGGCGCAGAAGTCGTGGAAGAGGATTAG
- a CDS encoding inorganic phosphate transporter, giving the protein MSYDFGSFAAAFVSDPILALIVILTLGATVVNGATDAPNAIATVVGTKAMKPTPAIVMAAICNFVGLAGITLVSSAVAATIFNMVDFGGDNHAALVALAAAMVAIIVWGVAAWYFGIPTSQSHSLIAGITGAAIALQGGLGGVNGGEWMKVVYGLVISTVLGFGTGWLFTRLIKKACRRAERSKANSFFKWAQIVSGAGVAVLHGAQDGQKFLSLCMLGIMLAMSGQSGGDVSFPFWLIIMVSAVMALGTAVGGKKIIKSVGMNMVKMEQYQGFAACLSACFCIGLATFTGLPVSTTHTKTTAIMGVGAEKSLRNVKWGLAGRMVGTWVLTFPGCGLLAFAFTHLFLMFF; this is encoded by the coding sequence GTGAGCTACGATTTCGGCTCGTTCGCTGCAGCGTTCGTCAGCGACCCCATACTCGCCCTCATCGTCATCCTGACGCTGGGCGCCACGGTGGTGAACGGGGCGACCGACGCCCCCAACGCCATCGCCACCGTCGTGGGCACGAAGGCCATGAAGCCCACGCCCGCCATCGTTATGGCGGCGATATGCAACTTCGTCGGCCTTGCCGGCATCACCCTGGTCTCGTCGGCCGTGGCCGCCACCATCTTCAACATGGTGGATTTCGGCGGCGACAACCACGCCGCCCTCGTCGCGCTGGCGGCGGCCATGGTGGCCATCATCGTATGGGGCGTGGCGGCCTGGTACTTCGGCATACCCACGTCCCAGAGCCACTCGCTCATCGCCGGCATCACCGGCGCGGCCATCGCCCTGCAGGGAGGCCTGGGGGGCGTGAACGGCGGCGAATGGATGAAGGTGGTATACGGCCTGGTCATCTCCACGGTGCTCGGGTTCGGCACGGGGTGGCTGTTCACGCGCCTCATAAAGAAGGCGTGCCGGCGCGCCGAGCGCTCCAAGGCGAACTCGTTCTTCAAGTGGGCGCAGATCGTGTCGGGCGCCGGCGTGGCCGTGCTGCACGGCGCGCAGGACGGCCAGAAGTTCCTGTCGCTGTGCATGCTGGGCATCATGCTGGCCATGAGCGGCCAGTCGGGCGGCGACGTGTCGTTCCCGTTCTGGCTCATCATCATGGTGTCGGCCGTCATGGCGCTGGGCACCGCCGTGGGCGGCAAGAAGATCATCAAGTCCGTGGGCATGAACATGGTGAAGATGGAGCAGTACCAGGGCTTCGCCGCCTGCCTGTCCGCCTGCTTCTGCATCGGCCTGGCCACGTTCACGGGCCTGCCGGTGTCCACCACGCATACCAAGACCACCGCCATCATGGGCGTGGGCGCCGAGAAGAGCCTGCGCAACGTGAAATGGGGCCTTGCCGGCCGCATGGTGGGCACCTGGGTGCTCACGTTTCCCGGCTGCGGCCTACTGGCGTTTGCGTTCACGCACCTGTTCCTGATGTTCTTCTAG
- the dxs gene encoding 1-deoxy-D-xylulose-5-phosphate synthase produces MDHRILDVISSPADLKLLTNEELSILAREIREEIVSVTSETGGHVGSSLGAVEIILAVHSMLDCPRDRFIFDVGHQAYAHKLVTGRLEEFKSLRTYGGLSGFPKPGESPYDVHPSGHASDSLSVALGLAKARDLSGGDNKVVALIGDAALSGGMAFEALNHIGQAQTPMVVVLNDNEMSISRNVGALMKHLGYMRASSQYRQTRDSVQERLESSGPFGEALANFGRNMKESMKQFVLPRTMIFEQLGILCTAPIDGHDIGALKETLAMVLETDAPVLMHVVTKKGAGYGPAVRNPEKFHGIAPYDVATGAVKKKPSAAPSYTSVFGAALAAEARKDERIVAITAAMKDGTGLAGFAEEFPSRFVDSGIAEEHAVGLASGLAIGGKKPVVAIYSTFLQRAVDQLVINNALPNLDVVFAIDRAGVVGEDGPTHHGMFDLAYTRMVPHMRVLAPSNEAELVHALHTALALGGPFAIRYPRGAAEGVPLPEEPQVLEVGKSQVVREGADVAILAFGRMVGRALGAAELLAVRGIDARVVDMRWAKPLDADAIARAAQTRLVVTVEGGIVSGGAGEGVLGELARQGLAVPALTLGIPDMFVPQGKADLLLRDLGLDPEGIAASIEERMK; encoded by the coding sequence ATGGACCATCGCATTCTCGACGTGATCTCGTCGCCGGCCGACCTCAAGCTGCTGACCAACGAAGAGCTCTCCATCCTCGCCCGCGAGATACGCGAGGAGATCGTGTCCGTAACGTCGGAGACGGGCGGTCACGTGGGCTCGTCGCTCGGTGCCGTGGAGATCATCCTGGCCGTGCACAGCATGCTGGACTGCCCGCGCGACCGGTTCATCTTCGACGTGGGCCACCAGGCCTATGCGCACAAGCTGGTCACGGGCCGCCTCGAGGAGTTCAAGTCGCTGCGCACCTACGGCGGCCTCTCCGGCTTCCCGAAGCCCGGCGAGAGCCCCTACGACGTGCATCCCTCGGGCCATGCCTCCGACTCGCTTTCGGTGGCGCTCGGCCTGGCGAAGGCACGCGACCTCTCGGGCGGCGACAACAAGGTGGTAGCCCTGATAGGCGATGCGGCGCTCTCGGGCGGCATGGCGTTCGAGGCGCTCAACCACATCGGACAGGCGCAGACCCCGATGGTGGTCGTCCTCAACGACAACGAGATGTCCATCTCGCGCAACGTGGGCGCGCTCATGAAGCACCTCGGCTACATGCGCGCCTCCTCGCAGTACCGCCAGACGCGCGACTCCGTCCAGGAGAGACTGGAAAGCAGCGGACCCTTCGGGGAGGCACTCGCGAACTTCGGGCGCAACATGAAGGAATCCATGAAGCAGTTCGTGCTCCCGCGTACCATGATCTTCGAGCAGCTGGGTATCCTGTGCACGGCGCCCATCGACGGCCACGACATCGGCGCGCTCAAGGAGACGCTCGCCATGGTGCTGGAGACGGACGCACCCGTGCTCATGCACGTGGTGACGAAGAAGGGAGCCGGCTACGGGCCGGCCGTGCGCAACCCCGAGAAGTTCCACGGCATCGCGCCGTACGACGTGGCTACCGGTGCCGTGAAGAAGAAGCCGTCCGCCGCTCCCTCGTACACGAGCGTGTTCGGCGCGGCGCTTGCGGCCGAGGCGCGCAAGGACGAGCGTATCGTGGCCATCACGGCCGCCATGAAGGACGGCACGGGCCTGGCGGGCTTCGCCGAGGAGTTCCCGAGCCGCTTCGTGGACTCGGGCATAGCCGAGGAGCACGCTGTGGGCCTGGCCTCGGGCCTGGCCATCGGCGGCAAGAAGCCGGTCGTGGCCATCTACTCGACGTTCCTGCAGCGCGCCGTGGACCAGCTGGTCATCAACAACGCGCTGCCGAACCTGGACGTGGTGTTCGCCATCGACCGCGCCGGCGTGGTGGGGGAGGACGGCCCCACGCATCACGGCATGTTCGACCTCGCATACACGCGCATGGTGCCGCATATGCGCGTGCTCGCCCCGTCGAACGAGGCGGAGCTCGTGCATGCGCTGCACACGGCGCTGGCGCTGGGCGGCCCGTTCGCTATCCGCTACCCGCGCGGGGCGGCGGAGGGCGTGCCGCTGCCCGAGGAGCCCCAGGTGCTGGAAGTGGGGAAGTCGCAGGTGGTGCGCGAGGGGGCCGACGTGGCCATCCTCGCGTTCGGCCGCATGGTGGGCCGTGCGCTGGGCGCCGCGGAGCTGCTGGCGGTGCGCGGCATCGACGCGCGCGTCGTGGACATGCGCTGGGCGAAGCCGCTCGACGCCGATGCCATCGCGCGTGCGGCGCAGACGCGCCTCGTGGTCACGGTGGAGGGCGGCATCGTGTCGGGCGGTGCGGGCGAGGGCGTGCTGGGCGAGCTTGCGCGCCAGGGCCTGGCCGTGCCCGCGCTCACGCTGGGCATCCCCGACATGTTCGTGCCGCAGGGCAAGGCCGACTTGCTGCTTCGCGACCTGGGCCTCGATCCCGAGGGGATAGCGGCCTCCATCGAGGAGCGCATGAAATAG
- a CDS encoding exodeoxyribonuclease VII small subunit: MAHESYESFDQVKARLDEIVDAVGSSEMPLDEALSLYEEAVGLGLRASELLEENIEARDAEDEAEDGAGKAVCEAAAGTEVEIEAAASDAEASAAAAAQA; this comes from the coding sequence ATGGCGCATGAGTCATATGAAAGCTTTGACCAGGTGAAGGCCCGCCTCGACGAGATCGTCGACGCCGTTGGCTCGAGCGAGATGCCCCTCGACGAGGCGCTCTCCCTGTATGAGGAGGCTGTGGGATTGGGCCTGCGGGCGAGCGAGCTGCTCGAAGAGAACATCGAGGCCCGCGATGCCGAAGACGAGGCCGAAGACGGCGCGGGCAAGGCCGTCTGCGAGGCCGCCGCGGGAACCGAGGTTGAAATCGAAGCCGCAGCTTCGGACGCGGAGGCGTCCGCGGCGGCTGCGGCTCAAGCGTAA
- the nusB gene encoding transcription antitermination factor NusB gives MAAKRHERTRARRSALALLYTSEITDEGATKIAEEGRYLAEDGPLPDYATALVRGVEAHRMAIDKHLAATSENWALARMPIVDRSILRLATYEMMYVDDVPTSVTINEAVELAKDFGGEDESPRFVNGVLGRIAKILDEEKAEEKAASASAAAREGELPEGAPSHGA, from the coding sequence ATGGCTGCTAAACGACATGAACGAACGCGTGCGCGCCGCTCGGCGCTCGCGCTGCTCTACACGAGCGAGATCACGGACGAGGGCGCTACCAAGATCGCCGAGGAAGGCCGCTACCTGGCCGAGGACGGCCCGCTGCCCGACTACGCCACGGCGCTCGTGCGCGGCGTGGAGGCGCACCGCATGGCCATCGACAAGCATCTGGCGGCCACGTCGGAGAACTGGGCGCTTGCGCGCATGCCCATCGTCGACCGCTCCATCCTGCGCCTGGCCACCTACGAGATGATGTACGTGGACGACGTGCCCACCTCGGTCACGATCAACGAGGCCGTGGAGCTGGCGAAGGACTTCGGCGGCGAGGACGAGTCGCCGCGCTTCGTCAACGGCGTGCTGGGCCGCATCGCCAAGATCCTGGACGAGGAGAAGGCCGAGGAGAAGGCGGCGTCGGCGTCCGCTGCGGCGCGGGAGGGCGAGCTGCCCGAAGGAGCCCCTTCCCATGGCGCATGA
- a CDS encoding Asp23/Gls24 family envelope stress response protein: MNELNLDGMALAPGVVETIVSIAANEVEGVASVGSAAAGGLRSVFGAKPSTQGIDIAVDEDDKLVISVRVDVYYGYVLPDLAANLRQAVADAVASQVGAQVSSVDVYIDGIQFAG; the protein is encoded by the coding sequence ATGAACGAGCTGAACCTTGACGGCATGGCGCTTGCGCCGGGTGTCGTCGAGACGATCGTGTCCATTGCGGCCAACGAGGTGGAGGGTGTGGCCTCCGTGGGCTCCGCCGCCGCAGGCGGCCTGCGCTCCGTGTTCGGCGCCAAGCCGTCCACGCAGGGCATCGACATCGCCGTGGACGAGGACGACAAGCTGGTCATCTCGGTGCGCGTGGACGTGTACTACGGCTACGTGCTGCCCGACCTGGCCGCCAACCTGCGCCAGGCCGTGGCCGATGCCGTGGCGAGCCAGGTGGGGGCGCAGGTCTCCTCGGTCGACGTGTACATCGACGGCATCCAGTTTGCCGGTTAG
- the accC gene encoding acetyl-CoA carboxylase biotin carboxylase subunit, protein MFSKILVANRGEVALRIMRAAKELGVKTVAVYSTEDADTYPMQYADEAVCIGPAQANKSYLVMPSIIAAAKNAGAEAIHPGYGFLAENADFARACVDNDLVFIGPAADCIERMGDKSMARETMKSCGVPTVPGSDGCIDTAAEAKAFADSVGYPVLIKATAGGGGKGMREVHDPADLEAQYQAARTEAGAAFGNDGVYLEKLVLRPRHVEVQVLADDFGNNLALCERDCSVQRRHQKLIEEAPSPALTEDLRRAMGVAAIKAVRAVNYKNAGTIEFLLDERGNFYFMEMNTRVQVEHPVTEQITGTDIIKEQLRIASGEPISCASRAPFVPFGHAMEFRINAEDPAHGFRPCPGTITKFEPPAGPGVRVESYVRTGSRISPYYDSLVAKLVVYGQDREEALARGRRALDEFVIEGIETTISFHRRVLDNAVFCAGDATTDFIETQMGDVL, encoded by the coding sequence ATGTTTAGCAAGATACTGGTAGCGAACCGCGGCGAGGTGGCGCTGCGCATCATGCGCGCCGCCAAGGAGCTGGGCGTGAAGACGGTGGCGGTGTACTCCACGGAGGACGCGGACACCTATCCCATGCAGTACGCCGACGAGGCCGTGTGCATCGGCCCCGCCCAGGCGAACAAGAGCTACCTCGTCATGCCCAGCATCATCGCCGCCGCCAAGAACGCCGGCGCCGAGGCCATCCACCCCGGCTACGGCTTCCTGGCCGAGAACGCCGACTTCGCCCGCGCCTGCGTGGACAACGACCTGGTGTTCATAGGCCCCGCGGCCGACTGCATCGAGCGCATGGGCGACAAGAGCATGGCGCGCGAGACCATGAAGTCTTGCGGCGTGCCCACGGTGCCCGGCTCCGACGGCTGCATCGACACGGCTGCCGAGGCCAAGGCGTTCGCGGACAGCGTGGGCTACCCCGTGCTCATCAAGGCCACGGCGGGCGGCGGCGGCAAGGGCATGCGCGAGGTGCACGACCCGGCCGACCTCGAGGCCCAGTACCAGGCTGCCCGCACCGAGGCCGGCGCCGCATTCGGCAACGACGGCGTGTACCTGGAGAAGCTCGTGCTGCGCCCGCGCCATGTGGAGGTGCAGGTGCTGGCCGACGACTTCGGCAACAACCTGGCGCTCTGCGAGCGCGACTGCTCCGTGCAGCGCCGCCACCAGAAGCTCATCGAGGAGGCGCCCTCGCCGGCGCTCACCGAGGACCTGCGCCGTGCCATGGGCGTGGCGGCCATCAAGGCCGTGCGCGCCGTGAACTACAAGAACGCCGGCACGATCGAGTTTCTGCTCGACGAGCGCGGCAACTTCTACTTCATGGAGATGAACACGCGCGTGCAGGTGGAGCACCCCGTGACCGAGCAGATCACCGGCACCGACATCATCAAGGAGCAGCTGCGCATCGCCTCCGGCGAGCCCATCAGCTGCGCTTCCCGCGCGCCGTTCGTCCCGTTCGGCCATGCGATGGAGTTCCGCATCAACGCGGAGGACCCCGCGCACGGCTTCCGCCCGTGCCCGGGCACCATCACCAAGTTCGAGCCTCCGGCGGGCCCCGGCGTTCGGGTGGAGAGCTACGTGCGCACGGGCTCGCGCATCTCGCCCTACTACGACTCGCTCGTGGCGAAGCTCGTGGTGTACGGACAGGATCGCGAGGAGGCCCTTGCGCGTGGCCGCCGCGCCCTCGACGAGTTCGTCATCGAGGGCATCGAGACCACCATCTCGTTCCACCGCCGCGTGCTGGACAACGCCGTGTTCTGCGCGGGCGATGCGACGACCGACTTTATTGAAACCCAGATGGGAGACGTGTTATGA